One genomic window of Centroberyx gerrardi isolate f3 chromosome 15, fCenGer3.hap1.cur.20231027, whole genome shotgun sequence includes the following:
- the c15h10orf53 gene encoding UPF0728 protein C10orf53 homolog — protein sequence MPKNAQVTLRYGPYESSGLVEHRTFRLEGLQAALREHGHQCVLEETSDWNIVELVVNEESVYTCDIKQLEFGGDGKLDPLCKEAVIAVDNAY from the exons ATGCCTAAAAACGCACAGGTGACCCTGCGTTATGGACCATATGAATCCAGCGGGCTAGTAGAGCACAGGACCTTCCGTCTGGAGGGTCTGCAGG CTGCATTAAGAGAGCATGGGCATCAGTGTGTCTTAGAAGAAACGAGTGATTGGAACATAGTGGAGCTCGTGGTCAACGAGGAGAGTGTCTACACCTGTGATATAAAGCAGCTGGAGTTTG GCGGAGATGGTAAACTGGACCCTCTTTGCAAAGAAGCTGTTATTGCCGTGGACAATGCTTACTGA